From Camelus dromedarius isolate mCamDro1 chromosome X, mCamDro1.pat, whole genome shotgun sequence, one genomic window encodes:
- the JADE3 gene encoding protein Jade-3 isoform X1, with product MKRHRTLSSSDSSDESPSTSFTSGSMYRNKSKIPNEHKKPAEVFRKDLISAMKIPDSHHINPDSYYLFADTWKEEWEKGVQVPASPDTVPRPSLRIVADKVKDVLFIRPRKYIHCSSPETAEPGYINTMELAASVCRYDLDDMDIFWLQELNEDLAEMGCGPVDENLMEKTVEVLERHCHENMNHAIETEEGLGIEYDEDVICDVCRSPDSEEGNDMVFCDKCNICVHQACYGILKVPEGSWLCRSCVLGIHPQCLLCPKKGGAMKTTRTGTKWAHVSCALWIPEVSIACPERMEPITKVSHIPPSRWALVCNLCKLKTGACIQCSVKSCITAFHVTCAFEHSLEMKTILDEGDEVKFKSYCLKHSQNRQKLGEAEYPLHRASEQSQAKSEKTSLRAQKLRELEEEFYSLVRVEDVAKELGLPTLAVDFIYNYWKLKRKSNFNKPLFPPKEDEENGLVQPKEESIHTRMRMFMHLRQDLERVRNLCYMISRREKLKLSYNKVQEQIFSLQVQLANQEIAAGLPLTSALENSLFYPPPRITLKLKMPRSAPEDCRNSSSEPDHGPLSPDGSSPVRNMRSMQVAQESLEMRMKPYPRHPLESKNNCFLASLGHSRSEAKAPSPAWRTPSPEFCHGQSLGKPLVLQAALHGQSSIGNGKSQPNSKFAKSNGLEGSWSGDVTQKDSSSEMFCDQESMLSSHLSSQSSFRKSTMEHFSRSFKEATNRWARTTEDLQCCVKPTKNINPKEQLWGRQLARRSAGRAPYQENDGYCPDLELSDSEAESDGNKEKVRVKRESSDRENPPHDSRRDCHGKSKTYPLSHSSMHR from the exons GTATTCCGGAAGGACCTTATCAGTGCCATGAAAATTCCAGACTCTCACCATATTAATCCTGACAGCTATTACCTCTTCGCGGATACATGGAAGGAAGAATGGGAGAAAGGAGTCCAGGTACCAGCCAGTCCAGACACTGTTCCACGGCCTTCCCTCAG gATTGTAGCCGACAAGGTAAAGGACGTCCTATTTATCCGGCCCCGAAAGTACATCCACTGCTCCAGCCCAGAGACTGCAGAGCCTGGCTACATCAACACCATGGAGCTGGCGGCGTCCGTGTGCCGCTATGACCTAGACGACATGGACATCTTCTGGCTTCAGGAACTCAATGAAGACCTCGCAGAAATGG GTTGTGGGCCAGTTGATGAGAATCTTATGGAAAAGACAGTAGAAGTCCTGGAACGCCATTGCCATGAAAATATGAACCATGCTATTGAGACAGAGGAAGGGCTAGGCATAGAGTATGATGAAGATGTGATCTGTGATGTGTGCCGGTCTCCAGACAGTGAAGAAGGGAATGATATGGTGTTCTGTGATAAGTGTAACATCTGTGTGCATCAG GCCTGCTATGGCATCCTCAAGGTCCCAGAAGGCAGCTGGCTGTGTCGCTCCTGTGTCCTGGGCATTCATCCACAATGTCTGTTATGTCCAAAGAAAGGTGGAGCCATGAAGACCACCCGGACAGGGACTAAATGGGCTCATGTCAGCTGTGCCCTGTGGATTCCAGAG GTCAGCATTGCTTGCCCTGAGAGGATGGAACCAATCACAAAGGTCTCCCACATTCCACCCAGTCGGTGGGCCTTAGTCTGCAACCTGTGCAAACTGAAGACAGGAGCTTGTATTCAG TGCTCGGTGAAAAGCTGCATCACTGCCTTCCACGTCACATGTGCCTTTGAGCACAGCCTAGAGATGAAGACCATCCTAGATGAGGGGGATGAAGTGAAGTTTAAGTCATACTGCCTAAAGCACAGCCAAAACAGGCAGAAGCTCGGGGAGGCTGAGTACCCCCTACACAGGGCTTCAGAGCAGAGCCAGGCCAAAAGCGAGAAGACCAGCCTGCGGGCACAGAAGCTtcgggagctggaggaggagttCTATTCCCTGGTCCGAGTGGAAGATGTGGCCAAAGAGCTGGGGCTGCCCACGCTAGCTGTGGACTTTATCTATAACTACTGGAAACTAAAGAGGAAAAGTAACTTCAATAAGCCATTATTTCCTccaaaagaagatgaagaaaatggTCTGGTGCAGCCAAAAGAGGAGAGTATTCACACCCGCATGAGAATGTTTATGCACCTACGGCAAGACCTAGAGAGG GTCCGAAACCTGTGCTACATGATAAGCAGGCGAGAGAAGCTGAAACTGTCATACAACAAAGTTCAAGAACAGATCTTCAGTTTGCAAGTCCAGCTTGCTAACCAAGAAATTGCTGCAG GACTTCCTTTGACAAGTGCACTAGAAAACTCATTGTTTTACCCACCGCCACGAATTACCTTAAAGTTAAAAATGCCCAGATCAGCCCCGGAAGACTGCAGAAACAGCTCCTCAGAGCCCGATCACGGACCCCTCTCTCCTGACGGCAGCTCCCCAGTTCGCAATATGAGGAGCATGCAGGTGGCTCAGGAATCACTAGAAATGAGGATGAAACCGTATCCAAGGCACCCGCTAGAGAGCAAGAATAACTGTTTTCTGGCCAGTCTTGGCCATTCTAGAAGTGAAGCAAAGGCTCCCAGTCCTGCTTGGAGAACTCCATCTCCGGAGTTCTGTCATGGGCAGTCGCTGGGAAAGCCTCTGGTCCTTCAGGCTGCCCTGCATGGACAGTCTTCCATTGGGAATGGGAAAAGTCAGCCTAACTCCAAGTTCGCCAAATCCAATGGCCTGGAGGGCAGCTGGTCTGGGGATGTCACCCAAAAAGACAGTTCAAGTGAGATGTTCTGTGACCAGGAGTCGATGCTCAGCTCCCACTTGAGTAGTCAGAGCAGCTTTAGAAAATCTACCATGGAACACTTCAGCAGGTCCTTTAAAGAGGCCACCAACAGGTGGGCGAGGACCACAGAGGACCTCCAGTGCTGTGTGAAGCCAACCAAGAATATTAACCCCAAGGAGCAGCTCTGGGGTAGGCAGCTTGCCAGGCGGTCTGCAGGGAGAGCTCCGTATCAGGAAAATGATGGCTATTGCCCAGATTTGGAGCTGAGTGATTCAGAAGCAGAAAGTGATGGGAATAAAGAGAAAGTCAGGGTAAAGAGAGAGAGCTCAGACAGGGAAAATCCTCCCCATGACTCCAGACGGGATTGCCATGGTAAAAGCAAGACATACCCGCTTTCGCACAGTTCAATGCATAGGTGA